Proteins encoded in a region of the Nitrospirota bacterium genome:
- a CDS encoding SagB/ThcOx family dehydrogenase: MSIEKPPAALPTELASSDPIDCIIHYHIQTKHHFNRCARALGYLDWANQPDPFRRFEGAQLIPLPLLKPDEAPLSPAYDAIYQKADAVCQPVNLQTVSRLFEFALALSAWKKAGESEWALRSNPSSGNLHPTEGYLILPQVDGLNLKPGLYHYAPKEHGLECRAEFPVEQVARLLAPFPPGAFLFGLTSIHWREAWKYGERAFRYCNHDIGHAIGSARIAAATLGWNMALLDGMEQNTIALLLGTNRTEDFADVEQEHPDCLAVVWSPENVKREASIVKRSDEEMPLFLDPAMVKELAVGPWHGKANCLSREHGVHWDIIDEAAEASWKAEADKLTISLPMSSASASDTLHASRATNDTGLNAGQIIRQRRSAVSFDGKTSITTTTFFRMMQRVVSRPDLPQLDRPMPWDVWPYDPAIHLMLFVHRVEGLTPGLYFLARDPQKLSPIQQCMNPELTWAPAPGCPENLPLYWLLEGDARKLAAQVSCHQDIAGDSAFSLGMLAEFEGRLRERGAWWYPRLFWEAGLLGQVLYLEAEAAGVRATGIGCFFDDPVHEIMGIKERSFQSLYHFTVGGPVEDSRLMTLGAYHHLNR; this comes from the coding sequence ATGAGTATTGAGAAGCCACCAGCTGCTTTGCCGACCGAGCTTGCTTCGTCCGATCCGATTGATTGTATCATCCACTATCACATTCAGACCAAACACCACTTCAATCGGTGTGCTCGCGCCCTTGGGTACCTGGATTGGGCTAATCAGCCGGATCCGTTTCGACGGTTCGAGGGCGCACAGCTGATCCCACTCCCCTTACTGAAGCCTGATGAGGCGCCGCTGTCACCCGCCTACGACGCGATCTATCAAAAAGCAGATGCCGTTTGTCAGCCTGTCAACTTGCAGACCGTCTCGCGACTGTTTGAGTTCGCCCTCGCATTATCGGCGTGGAAAAAGGCCGGGGAGTCGGAATGGGCGCTGCGGAGTAACCCCTCGTCAGGCAATTTGCATCCAACTGAAGGCTATCTCATCTTGCCGCAGGTTGACGGACTCAATCTCAAGCCTGGTCTCTATCACTACGCGCCGAAGGAACATGGCCTGGAGTGTCGGGCGGAGTTTCCCGTCGAGCAAGTCGCTCGCTTGTTGGCTCCGTTTCCTCCTGGCGCATTTCTCTTCGGACTGACCTCGATACATTGGCGGGAAGCCTGGAAGTACGGCGAGCGGGCATTCCGTTACTGCAATCACGATATCGGCCATGCGATTGGGTCAGCGCGGATTGCTGCTGCTACGTTGGGCTGGAACATGGCGCTGCTGGATGGCATGGAACAGAACACGATCGCCCTATTGTTAGGGACCAATCGCACAGAGGATTTTGCGGATGTTGAACAGGAACATCCAGACTGTCTGGCGGTAGTATGGTCACCGGAAAACGTGAAGCGTGAAGCGTCGATCGTGAAGCGCAGTGATGAGGAAATGCCGTTGTTTCTGGATCCAGCAATGGTGAAGGAACTTGCGGTTGGACCCTGGCATGGGAAAGCCAATTGCCTGAGTCGTGAACATGGGGTACATTGGGACATCATCGATGAAGCGGCAGAGGCCTCCTGGAAGGCAGAGGCTGACAAGCTGACAATTTCACTCCCAATGAGTTCTGCCTCCGCATCCGACACGCTTCACGCTTCACGAGCAACGAACGACACTGGCCTCAATGCGGGCCAGATCATCAGACAACGCCGGAGTGCGGTATCGTTCGATGGCAAGACATCGATCACAACGACGACATTTTTTCGCATGATGCAACGCGTGGTGTCTCGTCCGGACTTGCCGCAATTGGATCGACCGATGCCCTGGGACGTCTGGCCTTATGATCCGGCAATTCACTTGATGCTCTTTGTCCATCGCGTCGAAGGTCTCACGCCAGGGCTCTATTTTCTGGCCCGTGACCCACAGAAGCTATCACCCATCCAACAATGCATGAATCCGGAGCTGACCTGGGCTCCGGCCCCGGGTTGTCCGGAAAACCTACCGCTCTATTGGCTGCTTGAAGGCGACGCTAGGAAACTCGCCGCCCAGGTGAGCTGTCACCAGGACATTGCCGGGGACAGTGCCTTCTCATTGGGGATGCTGGCTGAGTTCGAAGGGCGCTTGCGGGAGAGGGGAGCCTGGTGGTACCCACGTCTCTTCTGGGAGGCTGGTCTGCTGGGACAAGTGCTCTACCTGGAGGCGGAAGCTGCCGGGGTGCGAGCCACTGGAATCGGCTGTTTTTTTGACGACCCAGTCCATGAGATCATGGGGATCAAAGAACGTTCGTTTCAGTCGCTCTACCACTTTACGGTAGGCGGTCCGGTCGAGGATAGCAGACTGATGACGCTGGGGGCCTATCATCACCTGAATCGATGA
- a CDS encoding Dyp-type peroxidase, translating into MRHAQKGILAPVPPLARYLLFAIAPGKNPAGSMRNLCELADGDTTIVGLGQSLVRALGREVPGLEVFPSYAGPGFDVPSTPVSLWCWLRGDDRGELIHRARAIVDIVAPGLQLQYTIDGFRYRSGFDLSGYEDGTENPKGAAAIRTAFVTGQGTGLDGGSFVAVQQWVHDLNRFEAMTTREQDRTIGRRKRDNKELGKAPVSAHVKRTAQESFDPTAFIVRRSMPWADACRAGLVFVAFGNSFDAFDALLRRMVGAEDGIVDALFTFTRPISGSYLWCPPMDNRRLDLRRVGL; encoded by the coding sequence ATGCGTCACGCTCAGAAGGGCATTCTCGCCCCAGTTCCACCACTGGCCCGGTATCTGTTGTTCGCCATTGCGCCAGGAAAGAATCCCGCTGGTTCCATGCGCAATCTGTGCGAACTGGCGGACGGTGATACAACGATCGTTGGATTGGGTCAATCGCTGGTGCGTGCCCTCGGTCGTGAAGTTCCAGGACTGGAGGTATTCCCAAGCTACGCTGGTCCCGGATTCGACGTGCCTTCGACACCGGTATCGTTATGGTGCTGGCTGCGAGGAGACGATCGCGGCGAACTCATCCATCGCGCACGTGCAATTGTCGACATCGTCGCCCCTGGTCTTCAACTGCAGTATACGATCGACGGCTTCCGGTATCGGTCCGGTTTCGACCTTTCCGGTTATGAGGATGGAACTGAAAACCCGAAGGGCGCAGCGGCTATCCGGACTGCCTTCGTCACCGGGCAGGGAACAGGACTCGACGGAGGGAGTTTCGTCGCGGTTCAGCAATGGGTTCACGATCTGAACAGGTTCGAAGCCATGACGACTCGAGAGCAAGATCGCACAATCGGGCGCCGGAAACGTGATAACAAAGAACTCGGCAAGGCGCCGGTTTCCGCCCATGTGAAGCGAACGGCTCAGGAAAGCTTTGACCCCACCGCGTTCATTGTGCGGCGGTCTATGCCCTGGGCTGACGCATGCCGGGCAGGTTTGGTGTTCGTGGCGTTCGGGAACTCCTTTGACGCGTTCGACGCGCTGTTGCGTAGAATGGTCGGTGCCGAGGACGGCATCGTAGACGCCCTGTTCACATTCACACGCCCCATTTCAGGGAGCTATTTGTGGTGCCCGCCGATGGACAACCGACGCCTCGACTTACGCAGGGTCGGTCTATGA
- a CDS encoding tetratricopeptide repeat protein, translating to MSDADKHRARIFLHRGQLAQAKAAYEQAVADDRLAHDQRALSDSLGNLGNVCALSGDLDRAETCYREVLTIQRTEQNQQAIAHTLVNLGNLHVGAGHPEKARPYYLEALDLLRDLKDDRALGILYNNLALQEAREGKWGQAVTSFTQALDSHRIVGNEEGLAVTYSQLGKCFLDQGDLTRAERCLNNASEHYIKLGNEPAEAAVLRHLAAIYDSRRDSVSARRCLERVVSLDQRYGLPDLQADLAHLVKLK from the coding sequence ATGTCGGACGCGGACAAACATCGCGCGCGCATTTTCCTCCACCGAGGCCAACTGGCTCAGGCCAAGGCAGCCTATGAACAGGCCGTCGCAGATGATCGCCTGGCCCATGACCAGCGCGCGCTCTCCGATTCGCTCGGCAATCTGGGCAACGTCTGTGCCCTATCGGGTGATCTGGATCGGGCGGAAACCTGTTACAGAGAAGTGCTCACGATCCAACGTACTGAACAGAATCAGCAGGCCATTGCCCATACGCTGGTGAACCTCGGCAATCTTCACGTCGGCGCCGGTCATCCTGAAAAAGCGCGCCCCTACTACCTTGAGGCGCTGGATTTGCTGCGCGATCTCAAGGACGATCGCGCGCTCGGCATTCTCTACAACAATCTGGCGCTCCAAGAGGCTCGCGAAGGGAAATGGGGGCAGGCTGTTACGTCGTTCACGCAAGCGCTCGACTCTCATCGGATTGTCGGAAACGAAGAAGGGCTGGCTGTGACCTACAGCCAACTGGGGAAGTGCTTTCTCGACCAAGGCGATCTGACTAGAGCCGAACGTTGTCTCAACAATGCTTCGGAACATTACATCAAGCTCGGTAACGAGCCGGCTGAAGCAGCGGTGCTGCGGCACCTTGCCGCGATCTACGACAGCCGTCGAGATTCTGTTTCAGCACGACGGTGTCTTGAACGAGTGGTCTCTCTCGACCAGCGATACGGGTTGCCTGACCTTCAGGCAGACTTGGCTCACCTTGTCAAGCTGAAATAA
- a CDS encoding acyloxyacyl hydrolase — translation MPYLARILAALVLGSLMMANNVSAANDSPTITVGTQEIGLSAGYLFPHRLVEGKSKTEQRGPAFMPSWMITLTDPIGDSWYRGQISLGGEMVYIQFQEPVLSHGIGFTPKIKYSFVALDRIRPYVEFAGGPFWTDLAGNIPEQQSQFNFILTAGLGISYFMNDGFALNAGYRFQHISNAHTSSPNVGLNESLPFAGFSFYF, via the coding sequence ATGCCATATCTTGCTCGGATCCTGGCAGCGTTGGTTCTTGGGTCGCTCATGATGGCTAACAACGTGTCTGCTGCAAATGACTCACCCACGATCACCGTCGGCACTCAAGAAATTGGACTCTCTGCCGGGTACTTGTTCCCCCATCGCCTCGTAGAGGGGAAAAGCAAGACCGAACAGAGGGGACCAGCCTTCATGCCCTCCTGGATGATCACGCTCACCGATCCTATCGGCGACAGCTGGTATCGGGGGCAAATATCACTCGGCGGCGAGATGGTCTATATCCAATTTCAGGAACCGGTGCTCTCGCACGGCATCGGCTTCACTCCGAAGATCAAATACAGTTTCGTCGCACTTGACCGGATCAGGCCCTATGTAGAATTCGCCGGAGGCCCATTTTGGACCGATCTCGCAGGGAATATTCCTGAACAGCAAAGCCAGTTCAACTTCATCTTGACGGCAGGGCTCGGAATCAGTTATTTCATGAACGACGGATTCGCGCTCAATGCCGGCTACCGTTTTCAGCATATCTCCAATGCCCACACGAGCAGTCCAAATGTCGGACTGAATGAAAGTCTCCCCTTCGCAGGCTTTTCCTTTTACTTTTAG
- a CDS encoding flagellar motor protein MotB — translation MQTSKTVILVASLAALTGCASLDKSPICPKTDGWQAWNDVRCNVEDAPKNQADPLAAMDSMAAELAASKQRMAELERQLAGRDKELADLRGTLLADEQKLKTAQRGLVRALRPQIEKGDITVDLNNERLLISLASNYLFGSGHDELTQEGIDALKQVGAVLKDYPEYKVAVDGHTDNVPIGGELKNKFPTNKELSESRAVNAAKALTKGGLGAATTTGYADSKPVEPNTTPAGRAKNRRVEIRVTK, via the coding sequence ATGCAGACATCCAAAACCGTTATCCTCGTAGCAAGTTTAGCTGCTCTAACGGGCTGTGCAAGCTTGGATAAGAGCCCTATTTGTCCGAAGACTGATGGATGGCAGGCTTGGAATGACGTTCGTTGCAATGTCGAGGATGCACCAAAGAATCAGGCCGACCCTCTCGCTGCGATGGACAGCATGGCAGCCGAATTGGCTGCCAGCAAGCAGCGTATGGCGGAGTTGGAGCGACAACTGGCAGGCCGGGACAAGGAACTGGCAGACCTCCGAGGAACTCTGTTAGCTGATGAACAAAAACTGAAAACGGCCCAGCGGGGATTAGTCAGGGCACTTCGCCCTCAGATCGAAAAGGGCGACATTACGGTCGATCTGAACAACGAGCGGTTGTTGATTAGCCTGGCCTCCAACTATCTGTTCGGTTCCGGCCATGATGAGTTGACACAGGAGGGCATCGATGCGCTCAAGCAGGTTGGGGCGGTCTTGAAGGATTATCCTGAGTACAAGGTGGCGGTGGACGGTCACACTGACAATGTTCCCATAGGCGGGGAGCTGAAGAATAAGTTCCCCACAAACAAGGAACTCTCTGAATCCCGTGCGGTTAATGCGGCAAAGGCCCTAACAAAAGGTGGTCTTGGCGCTGCGACGACAACCGGTTACGCAGACAGCAAGCCGGTTGAACCGAACACAACCCCTGCGGGTCGGGCAAAGAACCGCCGCGTCGAAATTCGTGTCACGAAGTAG
- a CDS encoding class I SAM-dependent methyltransferase, with protein sequence MRKTLEQLFDKLSDHAPDISFEVQFWDGKKSSYGTGKRQFLLTFVTKQAADHVLESGSLGFGEEYMGGDIQVEGDFRQLLRFGTDAAFLNLPLGLKTKLAFQHLRQTSLNTLSRAPKHIAHHYDLGNDFYKLWLDETMAYSCAYFRHEDDTLEQAQQQKYEHICRKLQLQAGETLVDIGCGWGGMLIYAAKHYGIRGVGCSLSKQQVEYATDLIKREGLSKEISVVFEDYRKLEGTFDKFVSIGMFEHVGKQFIPTFMQKAQSLLKREGIGLLHTIGEERSMPGDPWTLKYIFPGGYIPSLDEIVRTMGETGLVPTDIENLRLHYAKTVEEWCTRYEAHVKTIEKMFDASFVRMWRMFLNGCVINFRYGNPRLYQVIFTNGLNNALPLTREYMYR encoded by the coding sequence ATGCGAAAAACTCTTGAGCAGCTGTTCGATAAATTGAGCGATCATGCGCCGGATATTTCTTTTGAGGTGCAGTTTTGGGATGGAAAGAAGAGTTCATACGGCACAGGCAAGAGGCAGTTTCTTCTCACCTTTGTGACGAAGCAGGCGGCGGACCATGTCCTCGAAAGCGGATCATTAGGGTTCGGCGAAGAGTATATGGGAGGGGATATTCAGGTCGAAGGGGATTTCAGGCAACTTCTTCGCTTCGGGACTGACGCCGCGTTCCTCAACCTCCCTCTCGGCTTGAAAACGAAGCTTGCGTTTCAGCACCTGCGTCAGACTTCGCTCAACACGCTCTCGCGTGCGCCCAAGCACATCGCCCACCATTACGATCTCGGGAACGACTTCTACAAACTATGGCTGGACGAGACCATGGCCTACTCCTGCGCCTACTTCCGTCATGAGGACGACACACTTGAGCAGGCACAGCAGCAGAAGTACGAGCATATTTGCCGGAAACTTCAGTTACAGGCTGGAGAAACACTGGTTGACATCGGCTGCGGGTGGGGTGGGATGTTGATCTACGCGGCCAAACACTATGGCATACGCGGGGTCGGCTGCTCACTTTCGAAGCAACAAGTTGAGTATGCGACGGATTTGATCAAACGCGAGGGGCTGTCAAAGGAGATTTCTGTCGTCTTCGAAGATTACCGTAAGCTTGAAGGCACGTTCGACAAATTCGTTTCAATCGGGATGTTTGAACATGTGGGGAAGCAATTCATCCCTACGTTTATGCAAAAGGCGCAGTCGCTCTTGAAGCGTGAGGGGATAGGATTGCTGCATACCATAGGAGAAGAGCGATCAATGCCCGGCGATCCCTGGACGTTGAAATATATCTTTCCTGGTGGGTATATTCCCTCGCTGGATGAGATCGTTCGCACGATGGGCGAAACCGGACTCGTTCCGACCGATATCGAAAACCTTCGTCTGCACTATGCAAAAACGGTTGAGGAGTGGTGCACAAGATACGAGGCACATGTCAAAACAATCGAAAAGATGTTCGATGCCTCGTTCGTTCGAATGTGGCGCATGTTTCTCAATGGATGCGTCATCAACTTTCGCTACGGCAACCCACGGCTTTATCAAGTCATTTTTACGAACGGATTGAACAACGCTCTTCCTCTGACGCGCGAGTATATGTATCGCTAG
- a CDS encoding YggS family pyridoxal phosphate-dependent enzyme, which translates to MTTTIASRLQAVHDRITTVAQSCGRKPGEITLLAASKTNPAERLREAWQAGQKIFGENYLQEALAKMQHLTDLPIEWHFIGPIQSNKTRRISENFSWVHSVDRAKIADRLSKDRPESLPPLQICLQVNVSGEASKSGVAPEELASLAEHAVRLPRLKLRGLMAVPELTTATALQRSQFHMLWELFDRLKRDGYELDTLSMGMSEDMDNAIAEGATMVRVGTAIFGPRRYLIPEEIAALAAKRAQEL; encoded by the coding sequence ATGACGACAACCATCGCCTCACGGCTCCAAGCGGTACATGACCGTATCACCACTGTGGCCCAATCCTGCGGCCGGAAACCTGGGGAGATTACGCTGCTCGCAGCGAGTAAAACCAACCCTGCCGAGCGATTGCGGGAGGCCTGGCAGGCGGGGCAAAAGATTTTTGGCGAGAATTACCTGCAGGAAGCGCTGGCAAAAATGCAGCACCTGACCGATCTTCCGATCGAATGGCATTTTATCGGCCCGATACAGAGCAATAAGACGCGGCGCATCTCGGAGAATTTCTCCTGGGTTCACAGTGTAGACAGGGCAAAAATTGCCGACCGGCTGTCAAAGGACAGGCCTGAATCATTGCCACCGTTGCAAATCTGTTTACAGGTCAATGTGAGCGGGGAGGCAAGTAAGAGTGGTGTGGCTCCCGAAGAGCTGGCTAGCCTGGCCGAGCATGCCGTTCGCCTGCCGCGCCTGAAACTGCGAGGATTAATGGCCGTCCCTGAACTTACAACCGCCACGGCATTGCAGCGCAGCCAGTTCCACATGCTGTGGGAACTATTTGATCGGCTCAAGCGGGATGGATACGAACTCGATACGCTCTCTATGGGAATGTCAGAAGATATGGATAATGCCATTGCCGAAGGCGCAACGATGGTACGCGTCGGCACCGCGATTTTCGGACCCAGGCGTTATCTGATCCCCGAGGAGATAGCCGCCCTCGCGGCCAAAAGAGCACAAGAGCTTTGA
- a CDS encoding formylglycine-generating enzyme family protein produces MRRMFVMVAWFGLVTYPAMAAIAGENSPLQPATGHNQGYVRTVSAQSQEPPMVLVPAGEFTMGSANGDADERPPHQVYLDSFLIDRHEVTVEQYAAFLQETGNSAPSDWRTMNQPSNKKRPVSNVDWEDAAAYCKWAGKRLPTEAEWEKAARGTDGRLYPWGNEPPTPRHANYGQTGSNNHGALAPVGSFEEGKSPYGVYDMAGNVWEWVSDWYDHDYYKSSQQRNPEGPPTGGFKGIRGGAWNSSPRALRSSDRYWDPPTFRSQYLPGLRCVKKP; encoded by the coding sequence ATGAGAAGGATGTTTGTGATGGTCGCGTGGTTCGGCCTTGTTACATACCCAGCTATGGCGGCAATAGCCGGTGAGAATAGCCCCCTGCAACCAGCTACAGGGCACAACCAGGGTTATGTGAGGACAGTGTCGGCTCAATCGCAAGAACCGCCGATGGTGCTGGTGCCGGCTGGAGAGTTCACAATGGGGAGCGCAAACGGAGACGCGGACGAACGCCCGCCCCACCAGGTCTACCTGGATTCATTCTTGATCGACAGGCACGAAGTGACAGTGGAGCAGTATGCTGCATTTCTGCAGGAAACAGGGAATAGTGCACCGTCGGACTGGAGGACGATGAATCAGCCTTCGAATAAGAAGCGGCCGGTCTCCAATGTGGATTGGGAGGATGCAGCGGCCTATTGTAAATGGGCCGGCAAGCGTTTGCCGACGGAAGCGGAATGGGAAAAGGCGGCTCGAGGGACCGATGGCCGCCTCTATCCGTGGGGCAACGAGCCACCAACACCCCGCCATGCGAATTATGGACAAACAGGGTCGAACAATCATGGAGCCTTGGCACCGGTGGGATCATTCGAAGAGGGCAAAAGTCCCTATGGCGTTTACGATATGGCCGGGAACGTCTGGGAGTGGGTCAGTGACTGGTATGACCATGACTATTACAAAAGCAGCCAGCAGAGGAATCCGGAAGGACCGCCGACTGGTGGGTTCAAAGGGATTCGTGGCGGCGCTTGGAACAGCAGTCCACGAGCGTTGCGCTCTTCAGATCGGTACTGGGATCCCCCGACATTCAGAAGCCAATATCTCCCTGGTTTGCGATGCGTGAAAAAACCATAG
- a CDS encoding formylglycine-generating enzyme family protein → MALVPAGEFTMGSEAGDSDEKPERKVYLDAFLMDKYEVTVGQYAAFLQAKGVEPPSDWKIMNQPAHQKRPAANMDSVDAAAYCKWVNKRLPTEAEWEKAARGTDGRLYPWGNEPPTPRHANFGKTDWNNHGALAPVGSFEDGKSPYGLYDMAGNVWEWVSDFYDFRYYKSGPPKNPTGPSSGGTRVIRGGAWNGNARALRSANRSVISPTDQGLTGFRCAKNP, encoded by the coding sequence ATGGCGCTGGTGCCCGCAGGAGAGTTTACGATGGGGAGTGAAGCGGGAGATTCGGACGAAAAGCCGGAGCGAAAAGTCTATTTGGATGCATTCTTGATGGATAAATATGAAGTCACCGTGGGGCAATATGCGGCTTTTTTGCAGGCGAAAGGGGTCGAACCGCCTTCGGACTGGAAGATAATGAACCAACCTGCACACCAGAAACGCCCAGCGGCGAATATGGATTCGGTGGATGCGGCTGCGTACTGCAAATGGGTCAACAAGCGTTTACCGACAGAGGCAGAGTGGGAGAAGGCAGCGCGTGGAACAGATGGCCGCCTCTATCCATGGGGTAACGAGCCACCGACGCCTCGTCACGCGAATTTCGGCAAGACGGATTGGAACAACCATGGGGCCTTGGCACCGGTTGGGTCGTTCGAAGATGGCAAGAGTCCCTATGGCCTCTACGATATGGCCGGGAATGTCTGGGAATGGGTCAGTGACTTCTATGACTTCCGTTACTACAAGAGCGGCCCGCCAAAGAACCCCACAGGCCCGTCTTCTGGTGGAACAAGAGTGATCCGCGGGGGGGCCTGGAACGGGAACGCACGGGCCCTGCGCTCGGCGAATCGGAGCGTCATCTCGCCGACAGACCAGGGACTCACCGGGTTCCGCTGTGCGAAGAATCCTTAG
- a CDS encoding DUF4112 domain-containing protein, producing the protein MAAPAPHRASDSSDSTHQRETLVETAELLAKILDTSLKIPGTPLSVGLDPLLGLIPGVGDMLANLIGTAILVLAARLHVPEIVLARMSLNLLINGAVGAIPIVGDLFSIWFKSHARNARLLRRATAQPYRETRQAWLYMVCIIGGTVVLLLLTIGAVLWIVIHLWNAIAQ; encoded by the coding sequence GTGGCTGCCCCAGCCCCACATCGCGCATCAGACTCGTCAGATTCCACCCATCAACGAGAGACCCTGGTAGAGACAGCTGAACTCTTAGCCAAAATTCTGGATACCTCGCTCAAAATCCCAGGCACGCCCCTCTCTGTCGGACTCGATCCGTTGCTCGGACTGATTCCCGGAGTCGGCGACATGCTGGCCAACCTGATCGGGACCGCCATTCTGGTCTTGGCCGCACGGCTCCATGTGCCGGAGATCGTTCTGGCACGGATGAGCCTGAATCTCCTCATTAATGGAGCGGTTGGCGCCATTCCCATTGTCGGCGACCTCTTCTCCATCTGGTTTAAGAGTCACGCTAGAAATGCACGGTTGCTGCGGCGTGCTACAGCACAGCCCTATCGGGAAACACGGCAGGCCTGGCTCTATATGGTCTGCATCATCGGGGGAACCGTCGTGCTTCTCCTGCTCACCATTGGAGCAGTGCTGTGGATCGTCATACACCTCTGGAATGCCATTGCCCAATAG